The following are encoded together in the Triticum dicoccoides isolate Atlit2015 ecotype Zavitan chromosome 6B, WEW_v2.0, whole genome shotgun sequence genome:
- the LOC119324815 gene encoding uncharacterized protein LOC119324815 — protein MGARAQDLWNNWSIQILVLLSLGLQLALFLLAGIRRRGAHPVLWFLLWLAYQLGDYTATYALGHLSLKGAGREHPIVAFWAPFLLLHLGGPDNITAYSLEDNKLWKRHLLHVVLQVLAAVYVLYEHVSGRGPLLQLASVLMLAVGAVKYGEKTWALMLGNLDSIRGAVKKQPPATHGHFHPQDHVLKGGVLDEESLVRRAHSLFHICKRAIVDCPVIEDASDTAKMVDVVEFWPLMETELSLMYDMLYTKAAVIHTWFGYSVRLVSPLAIAASLLLFRLIGKDVAHRGVDVVITYVLYGGALFMETTALLNALGSSWTFAFLSTTRWRWLRTAALCNERWDRLRRLVAYLHHLVRLGGGSRYKSRRWSRTMGQFNMLHYCTRSDGAFTRPLLGRLAKMVGLGLNEWWNREHYSWAIEMPVHVKDCISDHMKRVYKKGVVNSLGMLRNRWGEEPLVLRKLFHGILKDSLGVEFQECIIIWHIGSDVFLAKSQRAKDEDASLDVDAIKVISNYMMFLLVATPDMLPGLSQNRLYQQTCENLVKTRGSTHRRQHMNLCAKLKNLFRLHDDPGSSSRVADREELARILCASKGFSHDTPRLSYVVRLAKQLLRQEKDGTADSLKLVLDVWTDILVYASNKCSRKAHAEKLSTGGELTTILWLMAEHFYQLYLEELIQNEKDKLPVVEGTN, from the coding sequence atgggagcTCGGGCGCAGGATCTCTGGAACAATTGGTCCATCCAGATCCTGgtgctcctcagcctcggcctccagctcgccctcttcctcctcgccggcatCCGCAGGCGTGGAGCGCACCCCGTGCTCTGGTTCTTGCTGTGGCTGGCGTACCAGCTGGGCGACTACACGGCGACCTACGCCCTCGGTCACCTCTCCCTCAAGGGCGCGGGGCGGGAGCACCCCATCGTCGCGTTCTGGGCGCCGTTCCTCCTGCTGCACCTCGGAGGCCCGGACAACATCACCGCCTACTCCCTGGAGGACAACAAGCTCTGGAAGCGCCACCTGCTACACGTGGTGCTTCAGGTGCTGGCGGCCGTGTACGTCCTCTACGAGCATGTCTCCGGAAGGGGGCCGCTGCTCCAGCTCGCCTCCGTTCTGATGTTGGCCGTCGGTGCGGTCAAGTACGGTGAGAAGACGTGGGCGCTCATGCTCGGCAACCTGGACAGCATCCGAGGCGCCGTCAAGAAGCAACCACCTGCCACGCACGGGCACTTTCACCCCCAGGATCACGtgctcaagggtggagtgttggacgAGGAGTCCCTTGTGCGACGGGCTCACTCGCTCTTCCACATCTGCAAGCGTGCCATAGTTGACTGTCCGGTGATCGAAGACGCCTCAGACACCGCCAAGATGGTGGACGTGGTGGAGTTCTGGCCATTGATGGAGACCGAGCTCTCCCTAATGTACGACATGCTGTACACCAAGGCAGCCGTCATCCACACCTGGTTCGGCTACTCGGTACGTCTCGTCTCCCCGCTCGCCATTGCTGCCTCGCTGCTTCTGTTTAGGCTCATTGGCAAGGACGTCGCCCACCGCGGGGTCGACGTCGTCATCACCTACGTCTTGTACGGTGGTGCCTTGTTCATGGAGACGACGGCGCTGCTCAACGCGCTAGGCTCCTCCTGGACATTCGCCTTCCTGAGTACCACGAGATGGCGCTGGCTTCGGACCGCGGCTCTGTGCAATGAAAGGTGGGACCGGCTTAGGCGTTTGGTCGCATATCTTCACCATCTTGTGAGGCTAGGAGGAGGAAGCCGGTACAAGTCAAGAAGGTGGTCACGTACCATGGGGCAGTTCAACATGCTGCACTATTGCACCCGCTCCGACGGTGCATTCACGAGGCCTCTGCTCGGCAGGTTGGCCAAGATGGTAGGACTGGGACTCAATGAGTGGTGGAACAGGGAGCATTACTCATGGGCCATTGAGATGCCCGTACATGTGAAAGATTGCATATCCGATCACATGAAAAGAGTGTACAAGAAAGGGGTTGTGAACTCACTGGGCATGCTCAGGAACAGGTGGGGCGAGGAACCACTGGTTCTCAGGAAACTCTTCCATGGCATACTCAAAGACTCACTCGGTGTTGAGTTCCAGGAGTGCATCATCATCTGGCACATCGGCAGTGATGTTTTTCTCGCCAAGAGCCAGCGGGCCAAGGACGAAGATGCATCACTTGATGTCGATGCGATCAAGGTGATATCCAACTACATGATGTTCCTCCTTGTGGCGACACCCGACATGCTACCTGGCCTCTCCCAGAACAGGTTATATCAACAAACCTGCGAAAATCTAGTCAAGACTAGaggatcgacgcataggcgccaacaCATGAACCTTTGTGCTAAGCTCAAGAATCTCTTCCGCCTGCACGATGACCCCGGTTCTAGTTCCAGGGTCGCCGACAGAGAGGAGCTTGCAAGAATCCTATGTGCGAGCAAAGGCTTCAGCCATGATACTCCTCGACTGTCCTATGTAGTTAGACTTGCCAAGCAACTGCTAAGGCAAGAGAAAGATGGAACGGCTGATTCCTTGAAACTTGTCCTAGATGTGTGGACGGATATTCTTGTCTATGCAAGCAACAAATGCAGCAGGAAGGCTCATGCCGAGAAGCTCAGCACCGGCGGTGAGTTGACAACCATCCTTTGGCTCATGGCAGAACACTTCTATCAACTTTATTTGGAGGAACTTATCCAGAACGAGAAGGATAAGTTACCTGTAgtagaaggcaccaattag